CATTGATTTATTTTGTAAAATCACTCTTAGATAGAGATGTTAGATTATCCTTGGATGCAAGTGCTCTAATCCCTGAAGTTTTGCCACTTTTAGCAGACAAAAATGTTGTAGTGACACCGCATGCTGGCGAATTTAAACGACTATTTGGAGAAGCTCCACCCAATTCAAAAAAAGAACGGATCAAAGTAGTAGAAAAAAATGCCAAAAAGAATGGAATTGTAGTATTACTAAAAGGTGCAATGGATATAATCTCAAACGGTACTACTACCTATCTTTATGAAAAAACAATTCCTGCCATGACTGTTGGTGGAACTGGTGATGTGTTGTCAGGATTAGTTGCTGGGCTATTAGCAAAAAATCGTAATGCATTAGAATCTGCTGCTGCTGCTGCTTTCATTAATGGCTTGACAGGAAAAGCAGTTCAGAAAAAAGTTGGGTTACATATGACCTCGATGGATTTATTGGATGAAATTCCAACTGTAATGAAACCCTTTGACAAAATCTTGTGATTCTGATGAATACTCTTAAACACATAGATTCTCACATGAACGAACTTATTTCAGATTTACAAGATTTAATTCGACAACCAAGCGTGTCTGCAAAAAATGAAGGAATTGAAGAATGCGCCATACTTGTTCATAAATTACTAAAAAAAACAGGAGTTAAATCGAAGATTTTACGATTAAGAAAAGGTGTTGCACCAATAGTATATGGAGAAATACAATCAAAACAAAATCCTTCAAAAACTATGATGTTTTACAATCATTACGATGTCCAACCTGCTGAACCATTTGATCTGTGGGATAACCCTCCCTTTAGTGGAACTAGAAAAGGAAATAAGATTTTTGGAAGAGGTGCAACTGATGACAAGGGGGAATTAATTACAAGGATCAAAGCAGTAGAAGCATATCTTAAAACAACGGATGATGTCCCATGCAACATAAAATTTGTGATTGAAGGTGAAGAAGAAACAGGAAGCGCACACATTGAAGAATATCTGAAAAAATACAAGCAGAAATTTTCATGTAATGGTGTTATCTGGGAATTTGGATATGTAGATGTAAAAAATAGACCAATAATTGGACTAGGGATGAAAGGATTACTATTTGTAGAATTATCTATAAGTGAGTCTATTCGAGATGCTCATTCTAGTTTGGCTGTTTTGATAAAAAATCCTGCATGGAGATTAATTGAAGCAATTAAAACACTGCGAGATTCTGATGGAAAAATTCTCATAAAAGATTGGTACAAGGAAGTTACACATTTATCAAAAAATGACTTGGAAATAATTCAAAATGAGCCTTTTGATGAAAGTATCTTCAAAAAAGAATTTGGGATTAAATCGTTTGTAGGTAATAAAAAAGGATTAGGTGCAAAAAAGGCATTGGTGAGTGATCCAACTTGTAATATCGCAGGGTTTGCATCTGGGTATACGGGGGATGGTGCTAAAACTGTTCTTCCAGGTAAAGCTTTGGCAAAAATTGATTTTAGGTTAGTACCAAAAATGGATCCTAAAAAACAAGTTTCAAGGTTAAAAAACCATTTAAAATCAAAAGGTTTCTCGGATGTTAAAATTAAAGTTTTTCATGGTGAAGCAGCAGCAAGAACAGATTCTTCTCATCCCTTTGTTGCTCAAGTAAAAGATGCAGCTGACAAGTCTTTTGGGAAATCCATCCTTAATGTTTCAAATGCTGGAACGGGTCCAATGCATCCATTTGTTGAAATTCTTAAAGCCCCCTGCATTTCGATAGGAAGTACATACATGTTTTCAAGAATTCATTCGCCTAATGAATTTGCCAGAGTTGATTTACTAAGGAAAACAACAAAATGTATGTGTTTAATCATGCATAACTTTGGAATCAGTCAATGAAGACATCTTGGTAATTTTTTTAATGAGATGTGCAAGTGAGATTCTTCCAGGTCCTACTATCATGATTACTAGTGATGACGCAAGTAAAATCAAATCAATTTCAACTCCTCCATTCCCGTTTAAACTCTGATCTCCTTTGATGATGAAAATTACACCCAGCATTACTATTGAGAGTAATGATGCAGATAATCTACTAAGAATACCAATTATTAATAAAATACCTGGAATTAACTCTGCTAATGCACAAGTGGGATCTGCATCTCATCAGATATGCGGTTATTTGTTAAGAAGTTTGTAAACCCTGGATTAAATTCAGATATACCATGAACAATGAAGATCACACCAATGGCTGATCTTACACCCATGATCACTACATCGTTTAAAATTTTTTCTCTAATTTCAGTAGTCAATTTTTTTTGGATAGATTTTTAGTATAACTATCTTACCCGTAAATTAGGCACCAAATGTAGAAAGCCCTTTATTATGCGGCAAAATTATTTGAATTATGTCAATGTATATGCCAGGTGCAACTGCTGTTGGAATTACTTTTGATGAAGGAGTAGTTTTTGCTAGTGAAAAAAGGATTGCATTTGGAAACTTCCTAGTAAGTAAATCTACCAAGAAAACATTTCCCATCACTCCCAAAGTAGGTGCAACTTGTGCTGGACTTGTAGCAGATATGCAAATCTTAACCTTACAGATTGCAGCTCTAGCAAAAATTAGAAAAATGGAACTCAAAAGAGATATTCCGCCAAACACTGTTGCTAAAATGATGTCAAATATGATGTATGAACGAAGGTATTTCCCATTATTGACCCAGGTAATTGTGGGAGGAATAGTTGATAAACCAATAATGTATACACTTGATCCATTAGGTTCTGTTCTTCCTGATGAATATGCAGCAGTTGGAACAGGTGCTGAAATGGCATTGGGAGTATTAGATCCGCAATACAAACCAAACATGAGCCAAGATGAAGCAATTGATTTGGCAAAGCGGGCAGTTCGTTCAGCAGCACTAAGAGATTCAGCAAGTGGCGATGGTATCGATATTTTAGTCATCACTAAAGACGGCATCAATGAATTTACAGAACAGATCAAATAATCATAATCATTAATTTTACAAATCATGTTGTTTTTAGTTGGCGATATTACAAAAAATTAATTGTTTGGATATAATATATTTCTCAGACATGAATAATTTAGAATTAATTAAAAAAACCAAACATGAAGACAGGGAAATTATTTCTAAAAATAGACAACTGATTATCAATGCAAAAAAAACTACCATCATTGTAATTCATATCACAAAAATAATGAAATTGAATAATTTTTGGAGATTCGTGATACGGTACATTTGGAATTAAATCAGATAACAAGTCACACAACAAGATATACTAAACATAATTATTAAACAATAAAGAATACTAAATTCAAAAAATTTTGATGTAATTTTATTTGAAATTTTTGATTTAGTAGAAAGTTTTGGTAGTGAAATAAAGATAAGCAGATCTATTTGAAAATGATATTTACCAAAAATAACTACAGGTGTATTAGATAAAATAAAAAAGGATTTAATTGTAAATTGTTTTTCCAACTTCCCAAAATCTATCTGAGATATAATGGATGTTTTTTATTACCTCTCCTTTTTCCATATTTTCTAACTCAGAACTGGCAACTAAAGATTTTCCAACTGCTAAAAATTTATGTTGTGATTCTTCAACAATACAAACTAAACTATCTTTTTTAAACTCTGTGTATTTCTTAATTCCAGGCCTCATCACGTTAGCGCCTTTACACATAAATTTCACAGCCCCCATATCCACCATTACATTCGGGAATTTTTGCAATGTTTCAGTTTCAGACAAAAATGGCAAGTAATCTTCATTAACTTTCAATATTTTTATTCCTGCACCCGTGATAATTTGTGCATCATCTAGAATTTGATGTACTTTAACATTTTTTATTTTAGGGAATTTAATTCCCCATTTTTCTGAAACTGTTTTCAAGAGTTCTGATGTTTCACTCTTTGAAATTAGATTGGACTTCAATCTCTTGCAATCTCTTGTCTAATATCCAGTAAATCTCTGAGTATTGAACTGGCAGTTTCCATACCTCCTGCACCTTTGCCAATAATTGTCTGGGTGCCTGAGTGCTCAGATGTAA
The DNA window shown above is from Nitrosopumilus sp. and carries:
- a CDS encoding proteasome subunit beta, producing MSMYMPGATAVGITFDEGVVFASEKRIAFGNFLVSKSTKKTFPITPKVGATCAGLVADMQILTLQIAALAKIRKMELKRDIPPNTVAKMMSNMMYERRYFPLLTQVIVGGIVDKPIMYTLDPLGSVLPDEYAAVGTGAEMALGVLDPQYKPNMSQDEAIDLAKRAVRSAALRDSASGDGIDILVITKDGINEFTEQIK
- a CDS encoding NAD(P)H-hydrate dehydratase, with product MVQKNLTLTIVKKFIPSRKSTSRKGDNGIVLVVGGSYIYHGAPILSSIAALRCGTDLVYTSVPKINVTPTRAISPNLIVIPLVDQKLTRGAVTKLLGVLPHSLHSATIGMGLAIQDKNALIYFVKSLLDRDVRLSLDASALIPEVLPLLADKNVVVTPHAGEFKRLFGEAPPNSKKERIKVVEKNAKKNGIVVLLKGAMDIISNGTTTYLYEKTIPAMTVGGTGDVLSGLVAGLLAKNRNALESAAAAAFINGLTGKAVQKKVGLHMTSMDLLDEIPTVMKPFDKIL
- a CDS encoding RNA-binding protein codes for the protein MKSNLISKSETSELLKTVSEKWGIKFPKIKNVKVHQILDDAQIITGAGIKILKVNEDYLPFLSETETLQKFPNVMVDMGAVKFMCKGANVMRPGIKKYTEFKKDSLVCIVEESQHKFLAVGKSLVASSELENMEKGEVIKNIHYISDRFWEVGKTIYN
- a CDS encoding M20/M25/M40 family metallo-hydrolase; protein product: MNTLKHIDSHMNELISDLQDLIRQPSVSAKNEGIEECAILVHKLLKKTGVKSKILRLRKGVAPIVYGEIQSKQNPSKTMMFYNHYDVQPAEPFDLWDNPPFSGTRKGNKIFGRGATDDKGELITRIKAVEAYLKTTDDVPCNIKFVIEGEEETGSAHIEEYLKKYKQKFSCNGVIWEFGYVDVKNRPIIGLGMKGLLFVELSISESIRDAHSSLAVLIKNPAWRLIEAIKTLRDSDGKILIKDWYKEVTHLSKNDLEIIQNEPFDESIFKKEFGIKSFVGNKKGLGAKKALVSDPTCNIAGFASGYTGDGAKTVLPGKALAKIDFRLVPKMDPKKQVSRLKNHLKSKGFSDVKIKVFHGEAAARTDSSHPFVAQVKDAADKSFGKSILNVSNAGTGPMHPFVEILKAPCISIGSTYMFSRIHSPNEFARVDLLRKTTKCMCLIMHNFGISQ